The Vigna unguiculata cultivar IT97K-499-35 unplaced genomic scaffold, ASM411807v1 contig_544, whole genome shotgun sequence genome window below encodes:
- the LOC114172421 gene encoding uncharacterized protein LOC114172421, which translates to MSEFAPICIYLVISLLVSLILLGLPVPFASNSSTYPEKLSAYECGFDPFGDARSRFDIRFYLVSILFIIPDPEVTFSFPWAVPPNKIDPFGSWSMMAFLLILTIGSLYEWKRGASDRE; encoded by the coding sequence ATGTCAGAATTTGCACCTATTTGTATCTATTTAGTGATCAGTCTGCTAGTTTCTTTGATCTTACTCGGTCTTCCTGTTCCCTTTGCTTCCAATAGTTCGACCTATCCAGAAAAATTGTCGGCCTACGAATGTGGTTTCGATCCTTTCGGTGATGCCAGAAGTCGTTTCGATATACGATTTTATCTTgtttccattttatttattattcctGATCCGGAAGTAACCTTTTCCTTTCCTTGGGCAGTACCTCCCAACAAGATTGATCCGTTTGGATCTTGGTCTATGATGGcctttttattgattttgacGATTGGATCTCTCTATGAATGGAAAAGGGGTGCTTCGGATCGGGAGTAA
- the LOC114172422 gene encoding LOW QUALITY PROTEIN: uncharacterized protein LOC114172422 (The sequence of the model RefSeq protein was modified relative to this genomic sequence to represent the inferred CDS: deleted 1 base in 1 codon), producing the protein MIFSYLLKQSITLSFLTLQPTPSIPFLQQYSLSPPYLDAYSSICFPVVMARIREKMLFILFFVFFLNGATRGKAQLSTLPQKGAAFFSQKMQVPPSGPSKQQNYVPRLRSFHSSKSSIWFEAPCSIRRESPKFFYFERKYTSVGGLRRRNAVARLKGEDAELPFWLSSARKLDSD; encoded by the exons ATGATTTTTTCTTACCTACTAAAGCAGTCAATCACGCTATCCTTCCTTACCCTTCAACCAACCCCTTCGATTCCGTTTCTGCAGCAGTATAGTTTATCGCCCCCTTACCTTGATGCCTACAGCTCAATTTGTTTTCCAGTAGTGATGGCAAGAATCCGcgaaaaaatgttatttatccttttttttgtgttctttcTGAATGGAGCTACACGAGGGAAAGCTCAGCTTTCTACTCTGCCGCAAAAG GGGGCCGCTTTCTTCTCTCAAAAAATGCAAGTTCCGCCATCCGGGCCCAGCAAGCAGCAGAATTATGTTCCAAGGCTTCGTTCGTTTCATTCCAGCAAAAGCAGTATATGGTTCGAAGCGCCTTGTTCCATCCGGCGAGAATCCCCTAAATTCTTTTACTTTGAAAGGAAATACACCTCTGTAGGAGGCCTAAGACGAAGAAACGCAGTTGCTCGATTGAAAGGTGAGGACGCAGAACTTCCCTTTTGGCTTTCTTCCGCTAGGAAATTGGACTCTGACTGA
- the LOC114172424 gene encoding LOW QUALITY PROTEIN: uncharacterized protein LOC114172424 (The sequence of the model RefSeq protein was modified relative to this genomic sequence to represent the inferred CDS: inserted 3 bases in 2 codons), which yields MRCEHFHFERLIFSREAKLERIEQMVQLHNFLFFITSMVVPRGTAAPLLLKWFVSRDVPTGAPFSNGTIIPILIPSFPLLVYLHSRKFIRSMDGAKSGVLVRASRPILLPDIIGRSSSETRAGNASFRFVPVLHFLLIESKGDFSYLESFCGVLCLLFFRTLFSLPRDRSAKRERARRRKRQTLRPKPNGNEQQRNDKMGCSGHPHLERRVEGFWPVAFPVPPSSGGACVGGVPPEPEIGLEALALPTSRQLMAVGHDYHQKAPMKMNISHFGVCICMLGVLLSCDPAAYVRPVAHASYLFRAGGVNSDSIRVFNPAAEMLISLGDRDQLPSQSDACLALSNSPVSQASQADHLVQGFQSESSSVNLQDRERKTCRTHKRKTANAVSQREMGILLTEFGRLASLREIGLMLPGISHAESPVRKVFQENGPIRDVTAGQSRKLPVLFYELLPKFDPCPIRQLLGLPTSPKLPPVFGPSCMRQKLAPRTVRSPSPTPXMVRLRSTNTKKIQFTQRLPLGSELHMGKERCCFRGLDHLHGPTSHSICGNLMIYKPSLTNDRLMFEHDESLRADLLPLNFPASYENGKLENFLHRWMKNREHNNFGLIMFPEKRYFRETTSTTEVAIHTNPFTDRYASIGTGSSRTGGWYTTIMKLPFLFFIRIGFMLASSGGSRSLLRQLQKDELRWNRESSVEFKIALIXKESSTLSINRG from the exons ATGCGTTGCGAACACTTTCATTTTGAGCGTCTCATCTTCTCTAGAGAAGCGAAACTCGAACGGATAGAGCAGATGGTCCAACtacataactttttatttttcattacttCTATGGTCGTGCCTCGTGGCACGGCAGCACCCTTACTATTGAAATGGTTCGTCAGTAGAGATGTTCCCACTGGTGCCCCTTTTTCCAATGGGACTATAATTCCTATTCTTATCCCTTCATTCCCTCTTTTGGTCTATCTACATTCCAGGAAATTCATACGCTCCATGGACGGAGCAAAAAGTGGAGTCTTGGTCAGAGCAAGCCGCCCTATTCTATTACCAGACATAATTGGGAGAAGCTCATCCGAAACTAGAGCTGGAAACGCCTCATTTCGTTTCGTTCCCGTTCTTCATTTCCTTCTTATCGAATCCAAGGGGGACTTCTCATATTTAGAATCTTTCTGCGGTGTGCTCTGTTTACTATTCTTTCGTACTCTCTTCTCTTTACCACGCGATAGGTCAGCAAAGCGTGAGCGGGCGCGGAGAAGGAAACGCCAAACACTTCGGCCTAAGCCTAACGGGAATGAGCAACAACGAAATGACAAGATGGGGTGCTCCGGGCACCCCCATTTAGAAAGAAGGGTCGAAGGTTTTTGGCCTGTAGCTTTCCCCGTCCCCCCTTCGTCGGGTGGTGCTTGTGTGGGGGGTGTGCCACCTGAACCTGAAATCGGGCTTGAAGCTCTCGCCTTACCAACGAGCCGACAGCTGATGGCTGTTGGTCACGACTACCACCAAAAAGCTCCAATGAAGATGAATATTTCACATTTTGGAGTGTGCATCTGTATGTTGGGTGTTCTTCTGTCGTGCGACCCGGCGGCTTATGTGCGACCTGTGGCCCACGCCTCCTATTTGTTCAGGGCGGGCGGCGTGAACTCTGACTCGATCCGGGTATTCAATCCCGCCGCTGAGATGCTCA TTTCACTCGGAGATAGAGACCAGTTACCGAGCCAGTCAGATGCTTGCCTGGCCTTGTCTAACTCCCCAGTTTCACAAGCAAGCCAGGCAGATCACCTTGTTCAAGGATTTCAGAGCGA GTCATCCTCTGTGAATCTGCAAGACAGGGAGAGAAAGACATGCCGGACTCACAAGAGAAAGACAGCCAATGCAGTCAGTCAGAGAGAGATGGGAATTCTGCTAACTGAATTCGGAAGACTTGCTAGTCTAAGAGAGATTGGACTCATGCTTCCGGGAATCTCA CATGCTGAGAGTCCTGTGAGGAAGGTCTTCCAAGAGAATGGACCGATTCGAGATGTGACAGCGGGTCAGTCAAGAAAGCTGCCAGTTCTATTCTACGAGCTGCTTCCAAAG TTCGATCCTTGTCCGATACGGCAGCTGCTGGGTCTCCCCACCTCTCCTAAACTTCCCCCGGTCTTCGGCCCGAGCTGTATGAGGCAGAAACTCGCCCCACGTACGGTTCGGAGTCCGAGCCCCACCC TAATGGTGCGGCTTAGGTCAACTAACACAAAGAAGATACAGTTCACTCAACGATTGCCTTTGGGTTCCGAACTCCATATGGGGAAGGAGCGTTGTTGTTTCCGAGGTCTCGATCATTTACATGGACCCACTTCTCATTCCATTTGTGGGAATTTGATGATCTATAAACCGTCCCTAACGAATGATCGCCTCATGTTTGAGCATGATGAATCACTTCGTGCCGACCTGTTGCCACTAAACTTTCCGGCCTCATATGAGAATGGAAAACTGGAGAATTTTCTGCATCGGTGGATGAAAAATCGCGAACATAATAATTTTGGGTTGATCATGTTCCCAGAAAAAAGATACTTTAGAGAAACAACGAGCACGACTGAAGTGGCTATACATACAAATCCATTTACGGATAGATATGCTTCGATTGGAACTGGAAGTTCCAGAACAGGCGGCTGGTATACCACCATAATGAAActgccttttcttttttttattcggATAGGATTTATGTTGGCTTCGTCGGGAGGCTCGCGTAGTTTGTTACGTCAGCTCCAAAAGGATGAGTTGCGTTGGAATCGAGAAAGTTCCGTGGAATTCAAAATTGCATTAAT AAAGGAGTCTTCAACCCTCTCAATCAATAGAGGCTAG